One window of Phycisphaeraceae bacterium genomic DNA carries:
- a CDS encoding efflux RND transporter periplasmic adaptor subunit, which produces MRWSRLHSHPTVRWIWKHTSAGVALLLILAALIMGYSIGRPSPTAPDVSAGSTVPQSNDPNTEPTMYTCSMHPSVRLPDPNAKCPICFMDLIPVKEIGGVENERRITLDASASRTSRVDTTSVARFFPTAEVRLYGKVAFDETSVARLTAYFPGRIERLFVNYLGIPVAKGDHIAEVYSPELMTAFEEFRQAKIAANTNTSTSELVRSTTNDTLIAAREKLRLFGITEEQLASIETGTLNTQQLTIYAPIGGVVTHLGVREGDYVQTGDPVATVADLSHLWLDMEAYESQLPLLQWGQSVQFTVEAHPGETFTGRISFIEPIVDERTRTAAVRVAVDNTNRKLKPGMFASAVVRMRVAASGAVVSDELAGQWVSPMHPSIVKDAPGTCDICGMDLVPAESLGIVGDPSSTAKPLVVPRSAVLFTGKRSIVYVEIPDTDSPTYEGRQITLGPRAGDFYIVVDGLTEGESVVTHGAFRVDSAMQIVAKPSMMMPAPGSPNAAHAEHSIRGNDTSSVPDEFIYSLKPIYTSYFTLQEQLAADDFSKSLDAIHDLNTALSFVTETGLVGDSRGTWRSIRHMLKVETPPQNIDAARVRFESMSQAIIDLQRQFGHFGSDTWHIAYCPMAFDDKGAEWLQRDSRINNPYFGAFMLRCGEIRDAFPPLTPDTTAPDTHGNPNEGQPHE; this is translated from the coding sequence ATGAGGTGGAGCAGACTGCATTCACATCCCACCGTTCGCTGGATTTGGAAGCACACATCGGCAGGTGTTGCATTGCTTCTCATTCTCGCTGCACTGATCATGGGGTACAGCATTGGCAGACCATCACCAACTGCGCCGGATGTGTCTGCTGGCTCGACTGTCCCGCAGAGCAATGATCCCAATACCGAACCAACGATGTACACCTGCTCAATGCATCCGTCCGTCCGGCTTCCAGATCCAAACGCCAAATGCCCCATTTGTTTTATGGACCTGATTCCGGTGAAAGAGATCGGCGGGGTTGAAAACGAGCGTCGAATCACTCTCGACGCATCGGCATCACGAACGAGTCGGGTTGATACAACCAGTGTGGCCCGGTTCTTTCCAACTGCAGAAGTGCGGTTGTATGGGAAGGTGGCGTTCGATGAGACATCGGTCGCGAGATTGACAGCCTATTTCCCGGGAAGAATAGAACGACTGTTCGTGAACTATCTCGGCATTCCGGTCGCAAAGGGTGACCATATCGCTGAGGTATACAGCCCCGAGTTGATGACAGCATTCGAAGAGTTTCGCCAGGCCAAGATTGCTGCAAACACGAATACATCAACGAGCGAACTTGTACGCAGCACAACGAACGACACCTTGATCGCTGCACGCGAAAAGCTCCGTTTGTTTGGAATCACTGAGGAACAACTCGCCTCGATTGAGACTGGCACACTCAACACACAGCAGCTGACTATTTACGCGCCGATCGGAGGCGTTGTGACCCATCTTGGTGTACGTGAAGGCGATTATGTTCAGACCGGTGATCCCGTCGCCACGGTTGCAGACCTGTCCCACTTGTGGCTTGACATGGAGGCGTACGAATCGCAGCTTCCGTTGCTTCAATGGGGTCAGTCAGTACAGTTCACTGTCGAGGCCCATCCCGGCGAAACATTCACGGGTCGCATTTCGTTTATCGAACCGATCGTTGATGAGCGTACTCGCACAGCAGCCGTGCGAGTCGCCGTTGACAATACAAATCGCAAGCTCAAGCCGGGTATGTTTGCCTCCGCTGTTGTTCGAATGCGTGTTGCTGCTTCAGGGGCCGTTGTCAGTGACGAACTCGCTGGACAATGGGTGAGCCCGATGCATCCATCGATTGTGAAAGACGCGCCAGGGACATGCGATATCTGCGGCATGGACCTTGTTCCCGCAGAATCGCTTGGCATTGTTGGCGACCCCTCGTCTACCGCAAAGCCGCTGGTCGTTCCACGGAGTGCGGTGCTCTTCACCGGGAAACGGTCGATCGTCTATGTTGAGATTCCTGATACAGATTCACCAACGTACGAGGGTCGGCAGATAACGCTGGGACCTCGTGCGGGAGACTTCTATATTGTTGTCGATGGTCTGACAGAGGGAGAGTCTGTTGTCACGCACGGCGCTTTCAGAGTTGACAGTGCAATGCAGATTGTTGCCAAACCGAGCATGATGATGCCCGCACCTGGATCACCAAACGCTGCCCATGCTGAGCACTCCATCCGTGGCAACGACACTTCTTCAGTTCCTGATGAGTTTATCTACTCACTCAAGCCGATCTATACCTCGTACTTTACGTTACAGGAGCAGCTCGCGGCTGACGACTTTTCAAAGTCCCTTGATGCTATCCACGACCTGAACACCGCACTTTCCTTTGTCACAGAAACCGGTCTCGTTGGTGATTCACGAGGCACGTGGCGATCCATCCGCCACATGCTCAAAGTTGAAACTCCACCCCAAAACATTGATGCTGCGCGAGTGAGATTTGAGTCAATGAGCCAAGCGATCATCGACCTGCAACGGCAGTTTGGGCACTTTGGTAGCGATACATGGCACATCGCGTATTGCCCAATGGCGTTCGACGACAAGGGCGCGGAATGGCTCCAGCGTGATTCACGCATCAATAACCCGTACTTCGGCGCGTTCATGCTGCGATGCGGCGAGATCCGTGACGCGTTCCCTCCACTCACACCTGATACAACTGCTCCTGACACTCACGGAAATCCCAACGAGGGACAACCGCATGAGTAA
- a CDS encoding TolC family protein has product MVSHLRFCAVSSASMILFAGCTSPFDETAYQDWHQFRSRTMEHDANVSLLSDQTAVGNGSASTSINGTTSEEFIRYALEHNPDVAAAFHQWRTAAERSPQAGALPDPKLTLGVFLDEVETRVGPQQARLGISQSFPWPGTLRSRADAASRAADAAWLQLESTRLRVRQRVVNAIHELAYLDAATHIASENLDLLQSIEEIVRAKYRVGTGSHPQLMRVQVELGQLEDRLVQLHSMRPAYTAELNAALNRAADSDVPELPTTPTVRVDADAESLITLALQYNQILLSLDKQTEQQHLLVEAARLDGLPQFTAGIDYIFTGEAMDSSIAESGDDPVMVSLGVSLPLWREKYNAGVREAFAKQLSLLSERQSQSNSLAARIHRVYFDHTDADRRAALYQDTLIPKAEESLQATLTGFRAGESSLTDVLDTERTLLDFAIALERARADQNIAFAELESLVGTSIPTRSNGQVQSEVKP; this is encoded by the coding sequence ATGGTTTCACACCTGCGTTTCTGCGCTGTGTCAAGCGCAAGCATGATTCTGTTCGCTGGTTGTACCTCTCCATTTGATGAGACAGCCTATCAGGACTGGCATCAGTTCCGATCTCGTACGATGGAGCACGACGCAAACGTTTCTTTGCTGTCTGACCAAACAGCAGTCGGTAATGGAAGTGCTTCCACATCAATAAACGGCACGACATCTGAGGAGTTCATCAGATATGCGTTGGAACACAATCCGGACGTGGCTGCGGCATTTCATCAATGGCGTACTGCGGCTGAACGTTCACCACAAGCAGGAGCGCTGCCCGATCCAAAGCTGACACTCGGCGTCTTCCTTGATGAGGTCGAAACTCGCGTAGGACCACAGCAGGCAAGGCTTGGTATCTCGCAATCGTTTCCTTGGCCCGGCACATTGCGATCACGAGCGGATGCAGCATCGAGAGCCGCAGATGCTGCATGGCTACAGCTTGAATCAACTCGATTGCGCGTTCGACAGCGCGTTGTCAATGCGATTCACGAGCTTGCGTATCTTGATGCAGCAACTCACATCGCCTCGGAAAATCTTGATCTCTTACAGTCGATCGAAGAGATTGTTCGGGCAAAATACCGCGTTGGAACAGGCTCGCATCCGCAACTCATGCGCGTGCAGGTTGAGCTTGGCCAGCTTGAGGATCGTCTTGTGCAACTGCACTCAATGCGTCCCGCGTATACTGCGGAACTGAACGCTGCGCTGAACCGAGCTGCCGATTCAGACGTGCCGGAGTTGCCCACAACACCAACGGTTCGAGTTGACGCTGACGCGGAATCGCTGATCACGCTCGCCCTTCAATACAACCAGATACTTCTGTCACTTGACAAACAAACAGAGCAGCAACATCTGCTCGTGGAGGCTGCAAGACTTGACGGATTACCACAGTTCACGGCTGGAATCGACTACATCTTTACAGGCGAAGCGATGGACAGCTCGATCGCTGAAAGCGGTGATGATCCAGTTATGGTGAGCCTTGGAGTGAGCCTTCCTCTGTGGAGGGAAAAGTACAATGCAGGAGTGCGCGAAGCCTTCGCCAAACAACTGTCCCTTCTGAGCGAACGCCAAAGCCAGTCGAACTCCCTCGCAGCACGTATTCATCGCGTGTACTTTGATCACACAGATGCAGATCGACGAGCCGCGCTCTATCAAGACACCCTGATACCGAAGGCAGAAGAATCACTTCAGGCAACTCTGACAGGTTTTCGTGCTGGAGAATCAAGTCTTACGGACGTGCTCGACACGGAGCGCACATTGCTCGACTTTGCGATAGCGCTTGAACGTGCCAGAGCAGACCAGAACATCGCATTTGCAGAGCTTGAATCCCTTGTGGGAACGAGCATTCCCACGAGATCCAATGGTCAAGTTCAGTCGGAGGTCAAGCCATGA
- a CDS encoding phage DNA packaging protein J (One member of this family is encoded by phage DNA commonly used as a positive control for DNA sequencing instruments.) gives MSSSAKSITICRNQHRPIRPCRGSKEKRKGATEYRVTGHQLNFSCARSAI, from the coding sequence ATTTCTTCATCTGCCAAGTCTATCACGATTTGCCGGAACCAGCACCGGCCAATCCGACCGTGTCGCGGCTCGAAAGAGAAACGAAAGGGAGCAACAGAATACAGGGTGACAGGACACCAGTTGAACTTTTCGTGTGCCAGGTCTGCGATTTGA